Below is a genomic region from Bacteroidota bacterium.
AGTCCAAAAATAAACCCAGTATTATTAAAAAATTGTATTGAGTTAACATATGTATCAATTGTTTGATAAATTTCAAATGTTTCTCCACTGTTTGTGCTTCGGTTGATTATACCCGGAGAGCCTGATATCCATACTGTTGAGTCATTCTGGTAACATATTGCCTGAGATAATTGATTCCAAGTGTAATTATGTTGATACGAAATAGTTTCAAAATTATTTTCAGTAAAAACCACATATGGAAATGATCCATTATGTCCAACAACTCCTCCAGAATTTATATCAGTAAAATGAATATCAAATAAATCCGGTGATAAACCTGGTTCAATACCAACATCCCAGTTTTCACCACCATCGGTAGTATAAAGACTTAGTCCACTTCCTACATAAGCAGAGCATGCTGCCCAACCATTGCTTACATCTATAAAAAACAACTTGTTTGTAGAATAATTAACCAAACTTGGATAGGATGAATACACTATAGGGGTATTGGTTAAATACCAGTTCTCTCCTCCATCAATTGTTTTATAGATCAAGGCTTGATAATTTGAAGGATCGCTTCCTGCTCCCAAAAAACCAATATTTTGATTAATGAAATAAATAGGATAAATATTGCTCTCTTCCGGTAAATTATCAGTCATGTCTTCCCAACTATAGCCACCATCAGTTGTTTTTAAATAGCTATGGTAACTATTATATGGATATT
It encodes:
- a CDS encoding T9SS type A sorting domain-containing protein, with amino-acid sequence MILSYINAQEWTNISPFPASYTGIKGNFVSANEGWIFQGSSTNRDIYYTEDGGENWEIIYSLEDPLEFIISLHMIDNQHGWMHKKWQNQYPYNSYHSYLKTTDGGYSWEDMTDNLPEESNIYPIYFINQNIGFLGAGSDPSNYQALIYKTIDGGENWYLTNTPIVYSSYPSLVNYSTNKLFFIDVSNGWAACSAYVGSGLSLYTTDGGENWDVGIEPGLSPDLFDIHFTDINSGGVVGHNGSFPYVVFTENNFETISYQHNYTWNQLSQAICYQNDSTVWISGSPGIINRSTNSGETFEIYQTIDTYVNSIQFFNNTGFIFGLRNGLFKFVDIVSSSNNDPPTLNYFLGNYPNPFRPSTTIVFSLYTRSNVELTIYNIKGQKMKTLINEFLECNYHSINWNGDDDFGKKVSAGIYFYSLSVNGKTEVIKKCVMLNQ